From a region of the Prevotella melaninogenica genome:
- a CDS encoding DUF4252 domain-containing protein — MKRIILTLCMTMIACITAFAQKALFEKYSETDGVSTVYISRNMMRMMGNVKAGNKDISKIASRLDYLQILSCERPSLIPSIKKSAQNIFNQQKYSIVMQVNEGGEHTTIYERHYPNGKNEFSLLAIERNEITIINLLGNISLQDIQGIAGGK, encoded by the coding sequence ATGAAGAGAATTATTTTAACGCTTTGTATGACTATGATAGCCTGTATAACGGCATTTGCTCAAAAGGCATTGTTCGAAAAATACAGCGAAACAGATGGTGTCTCTACTGTCTACATATCACGTAATATGATGCGAATGATGGGCAATGTGAAAGCAGGTAACAAGGATATCAGTAAGATTGCCAGCCGTCTCGACTATCTGCAGATACTCTCCTGCGAGCGTCCTTCACTGATTCCTTCTATCAAGAAGTCTGCCCAAAACATCTTCAATCAACAAAAGTATTCGATTGTAATGCAAGTCAATGAGGGGGGCGAACATACTACTATCTACGAGCGGCATTACCCGAATGGAAAGAATGAGTTTTCCCTGCTCGCCATAGAACGCAACGAAATTACAATTATCAACCTACTTGGTAATATCTCTCTACAGGATATTCAAGGAATAGCTGGTGGGAAATAA
- the coaD gene encoding pantetheine-phosphate adenylyltransferase, which yields MKIGIFVGSFDPFTIGHDAIVRRSLPLFDKVVIGVGINERKKCMLSAEERTERIARLYADEPKIEVKAYSDLTIDFARREDAEYIIKGVRSIKDFEYEREQADINRRLSSIETIFFYAEPQFESISSSVVRELKNFGRDITEFLPKGY from the coding sequence ATGAAAATAGGTATATTCGTTGGAAGCTTTGATCCATTTACAATAGGACATGACGCTATTGTACGCCGTTCCTTGCCGCTCTTCGACAAGGTTGTGATTGGTGTTGGCATCAATGAGCGGAAGAAGTGCATGCTCAGTGCGGAGGAACGGACCGAGCGCATAGCACGACTCTATGCTGACGAGCCAAAGATTGAAGTAAAGGCATACAGCGACCTCACCATCGACTTTGCACGAAGAGAGGACGCCGAATATATCATTAAGGGTGTACGTAGCATAAAAGACTTTGAATATGAACGCGAACAAGCCGATATCAACCGACGCTTGAGTTCTATTGAAACCATCTTTTTCTACGCTGAACCACAATTTGAAAGTATCAGTTCAAGCGTTGTAAGAGAACTGAAAAACTTTGGAAGAGACATCACTGAGTTCTTGCCAAAGGGATATTAA